A stretch of Deinococcus sedimenti DNA encodes these proteins:
- the moaC gene encoding cyclic pyranopterin monophosphate synthase MoaC has protein sequence MAELTHFRDGLPRMVDVSGKVATAREATAEAWVRLPPEARSALEAGTNPKGDPLTVARLAGLSGCKRTSDLITLCHPIPVSGAEVRVTLEDAGVYVWARVRTTAPTGVEMEALTAVTVAALNVYDMLKAASKAIEVTGVRLLGKSGGKSGDYVARSGGAGTSGEG, from the coding sequence GTGGCGGAGTTGACGCATTTCCGGGACGGGCTGCCGCGCATGGTGGACGTCTCCGGGAAGGTCGCCACGGCACGTGAGGCGACGGCGGAAGCCTGGGTGCGCCTGCCGCCGGAGGCGCGCTCGGCCCTGGAGGCAGGGACCAACCCGAAGGGTGATCCGCTGACCGTGGCCCGGCTGGCCGGTCTGTCGGGCTGCAAGCGCACGTCGGACCTGATCACGCTGTGTCACCCGATTCCGGTGTCGGGCGCGGAGGTGCGCGTGACGCTGGAGGACGCGGGCGTGTACGTGTGGGCGCGGGTCCGCACGACTGCCCCGACGGGGGTTGAGATGGAGGCCCTGACGGCGGTGACGGTCGCGGCGCTGAACGTGTACGACATGCTCAAGGCGGCCAGCAAGGCCATTGAGGTGACCGGGGTGCGCCTGCTCGGGAAGTCCGGCGGGAAGAGCGGCGATTACGTGGCCCGGTCCGGGGGCGCGGGAACTTCTGGCGAAGGTTGA
- a CDS encoding YceD family protein: MTDSPRIHLGALMRSTLDDAQAEGHLDHLQYEQGGETHTLRFAAPAPFEVEVNTLGGSEMYLQGSFEPVLIMECARCLRDVEVPMEVQLGTLMRYEPSAEQPYLEEAESGEEVLVFGDPDLDLSAYLAETTLLNAPLSVLHDEACKGLCQVCGHDLNEGPCEHMAQVPVEEIDDELGTPSGSLHAKQNPFASLADLKLPED, translated from the coding sequence ATGACGGATTCACCTCGGATTCACCTGGGTGCGCTGATGCGGTCCACGCTGGACGACGCGCAGGCAGAAGGGCACCTTGATCACCTCCAGTACGAGCAGGGCGGCGAGACGCACACGCTGCGTTTCGCTGCGCCCGCGCCGTTCGAGGTGGAAGTCAACACGCTGGGCGGTTCTGAGATGTACCTGCAGGGGTCGTTCGAGCCGGTCCTGATCATGGAGTGCGCCCGCTGCCTGCGGGACGTGGAAGTGCCCATGGAGGTGCAGCTGGGCACCCTGATGCGCTACGAGCCGTCGGCGGAACAGCCGTACCTGGAGGAGGCGGAGTCGGGTGAGGAGGTGCTGGTGTTCGGCGATCCGGACCTGGACCTGAGTGCGTACCTGGCGGAGACGACGCTGCTGAACGCGCCGCTGAGTGTGCTGCACGACGAGGCCTGCAAGGGGCTGTGTCAGGTGTGCGGGCACGATCTGAACGAGGGGCCGTGCGAGCACATGGCGCAGGTGCCGGTCGAGGAGATCGACGATGAGCTGGGCACCCCGTCGGGCTCGTTGCATGCCAAGCAGAATCCGTTCGCGTCGCTGGCGGACCTAAAGCTCCCAGAGGACTGA
- a CDS encoding polymer-forming cytoskeletal protein, with protein sequence MGVETLQSGDGRAWLELLHREADGDLTPAEAERLQGFPQAAVQAQRQRLARVSALLRTTPVPPRSVAADVASDIRLSVRLATPPLPHTVAAHVATEVALTARLGALPALPRSVAASVVQDVRLHRDLQQDRPPLPRSVAAATVREVSLGAHLAAPPLPRSVAASVVQDLRLDRTLGAPVPAMPGSVAAAVAQQVRLTPAEVLSPAPAAAAALIGNRPRNPAPLIMVVSLLVALTALAVSTAWPNLAAGALVLQTLLAQVSPLAGVGLLLLLLTSAAVTWRPAPATQRFGGLAFALSAALTLPALYGVVTHGTVSFGRDVVVRGTVQGNVLAAGGNVLLAPDARVEGQVVTLLGDIRRETGAQVGGSVTALLGQAPGDSAAREIPAPSGLGAVTAAAFRPVLGWLGGAAWPQVFVGLTGGALLLLFVSGLAPMLARRQRHAPVRTLALGVLSLAALLGPAGGLALAGLLGPALLAAALAVLLIAVGLSVSAYDAGRALAYRAGLPVPDAVGAMVGLSAVAASLSLPPLAFALAVVGGTWGAGTLLLSRTVSPTEVPLEPQAA encoded by the coding sequence ATGGGCGTGGAGACTCTTCAATCGGGGGATGGACGGGCGTGGCTGGAGCTGCTGCACCGCGAGGCGGACGGTGACCTGACCCCCGCCGAAGCCGAGCGGCTGCAGGGCTTCCCACAGGCCGCGGTACAGGCGCAGCGGCAGCGACTGGCCCGCGTGTCGGCCCTGCTGCGGACCACGCCGGTCCCGCCACGCAGCGTGGCGGCCGACGTGGCGAGCGACATCAGGCTTTCCGTCCGGCTGGCCACCCCTCCCCTGCCCCATACGGTGGCCGCCCACGTCGCCACGGAGGTGGCCCTGACCGCCCGACTGGGTGCTCTGCCGGCCCTGCCGCGCAGTGTGGCCGCGTCCGTCGTTCAGGACGTGCGCCTCCACCGTGATCTCCAGCAGGACCGGCCACCCCTGCCCCGGAGCGTGGCGGCCGCAACCGTGCGGGAGGTCTCGCTGGGGGCTCATCTGGCCGCTCCGCCGCTGCCACGTTCAGTGGCGGCCAGCGTCGTGCAGGACCTGCGCCTGGACCGCACGCTGGGGGCGCCGGTTCCCGCGATGCCGGGCAGCGTGGCGGCGGCCGTGGCGCAGCAGGTGCGGCTCACCCCGGCGGAGGTGCTCTCACCGGCACCGGCCGCGGCGGCGGCGCTGATCGGGAACCGTCCCCGCAACCCGGCGCCGCTGATCATGGTGGTGTCCCTGCTGGTGGCGCTGACGGCGCTGGCCGTGTCGACCGCGTGGCCGAACCTTGCGGCGGGCGCGCTGGTGCTGCAGACGCTGCTGGCGCAGGTGTCGCCACTGGCCGGGGTGGGCCTGCTGCTGCTGCTGTTGACGAGCGCCGCCGTGACGTGGCGGCCCGCGCCGGCCACGCAGCGCTTCGGGGGGCTGGCCTTCGCGCTCAGCGCGGCGCTGACCCTCCCGGCGCTGTACGGGGTGGTCACGCACGGCACCGTCAGTTTCGGGCGGGACGTGGTGGTGCGCGGGACCGTGCAGGGCAACGTGCTCGCGGCGGGCGGGAACGTCCTGCTCGCCCCCGACGCGCGCGTGGAGGGTCAGGTCGTGACCCTGCTGGGCGACATCCGCCGCGAGACCGGCGCGCAGGTGGGCGGGTCCGTCACGGCGCTGCTGGGGCAGGCGCCCGGTGACAGTGCCGCCCGCGAGATTCCGGCGCCGAGCGGGCTGGGAGCCGTGACGGCCGCCGCGTTCCGCCCCGTGCTGGGCTGGCTGGGCGGCGCGGCGTGGCCGCAGGTGTTCGTGGGTCTGACGGGTGGGGCGCTGCTGCTGCTGTTCGTGTCGGGTCTGGCGCCGATGCTCGCGCGGCGGCAGCGGCACGCGCCGGTTCGGACGCTGGCGCTGGGCGTGCTGTCCCTGGCGGCGCTGCTGGGCCCAGCGGGTGGACTGGCGCTGGCGGGCCTGCTGGGCCCGGCGCTGCTGGCGGCGGCGCTGGCGGTGCTGCTGATCGCGGTCGGCCTGAGCGTCAGCGCGTACGACGCGGGCCGCGCGCTGGCGTATCGGGCGGGACTGCCCGTCCCGGACGCGGTGGGGGCCATGGTGGGCCTGAGCGCCGTGGCCGCCAGCCTGAGTCTGCCGCCACTGGCGTTCGCGCTGGCGGTGGTAGGCGGCACCTGGGGCGCGGGCACGCTGCTGCTGAGCCGCACGGTCAGCCCGACTGAAGTTCCACTGGAACCGCAGGCGGCCTGA
- a CDS encoding bifunctional folylpolyglutamate synthase/dihydrofolate synthase gives MTDSGDLSGDLAWVFARQRFGMHPGLGRVEALLSRLGDPQRAFRTVLVGGTNGKGSTAASLAAMLRAGGVRTGLFTSPHLTRFTERFVVDGTELPEAEVTAALAELRPHAEEVGASFFEVITALGAELFRGAGVEVAVMEVGLGGRLDATNALDPVLSVLTNVGLDHTEVLGDTREAIAREKAGILRAGRPAVTGVAADLRLILRAEGADLWALGEEAHLSVQGRGWDGSDVTVGSPAGTVTLRTPLLGAHGAANAGLAALAALRLGLSPEAVQAGAQATQWPGRLEVIPWRGTRVLLDGAHNPDGAQAVAAALQSLGVDRLPLVFGAAGDKDLAGVAAALRPLASEVILTRAALSPRAADPAGLAHLFPEVPLTVTDSPQAALAALGDRRAPQALVCGSLYLLGEVRPLLLGQAAEDRERWQ, from the coding sequence ATGACTGATTCTGGTGACCTCTCTGGTGACTTGGCGTGGGTGTTCGCGCGGCAGCGCTTCGGGATGCACCCCGGCCTGGGGCGGGTGGAGGCCCTGCTGTCGCGGCTGGGTGACCCGCAGCGGGCGTTCCGGACGGTGCTGGTGGGCGGCACGAACGGCAAGGGGTCCACGGCGGCGTCCCTGGCGGCCATGCTGCGCGCCGGGGGTGTGCGTACGGGCCTGTTCACCAGCCCGCACCTGACGCGCTTCACCGAGCGGTTTGTGGTGGACGGCACGGAACTCCCGGAGGCGGAGGTCACGGCGGCCCTCGCGGAGCTGCGGCCGCACGCGGAGGAGGTGGGCGCGTCGTTCTTCGAGGTGATCACGGCGCTGGGCGCCGAGCTGTTCCGCGGGGCGGGCGTGGAGGTCGCCGTGATGGAGGTCGGGCTGGGCGGTCGGCTGGACGCCACGAACGCCCTCGATCCGGTCCTGAGCGTCCTGACGAACGTGGGCCTGGATCACACCGAGGTGCTGGGCGATACCCGCGAGGCGATCGCGCGGGAGAAGGCGGGCATCCTGCGCGCGGGGCGTCCGGCGGTGACGGGCGTGGCGGCGGACCTCCGGCTCATCCTGCGTGCCGAGGGCGCGGACCTGTGGGCGCTGGGCGAGGAGGCGCACCTGAGCGTGCAGGGGCGCGGCTGGGACGGCTCGGACGTCACGGTGGGCAGCCCGGCGGGCACGGTCACGCTGCGTACGCCGCTGCTGGGCGCGCACGGCGCGGCGAACGCGGGACTGGCGGCGCTGGCCGCCCTGCGCCTGGGCCTGAGTCCCGAGGCGGTGCAGGCGGGCGCGCAGGCGACGCAGTGGCCGGGTCGTTTGGAGGTCATCCCCTGGCGGGGCACGCGAGTGCTGCTGGACGGCGCGCACAACCCGGACGGCGCGCAGGCGGTCGCGGCGGCCCTGCAGAGCCTGGGCGTGGACCGCCTGCCGCTGGTGTTCGGCGCGGCGGGCGACAAGGACCTCGCGGGGGTCGCGGCGGCCCTGCGGCCCCTGGCGTCCGAGGTGATCCTCACGCGGGCCGCGCTGAGTCCCCGCGCAGCGGACCCGGCTGGTCTGGCCCACCTCTTCCCGGAGGTGCCGCTGACCGTTACGGACAGCCCCCAGGCGGCGCTGGCGGCCCTGGGGGACCGGCGTGCTCCGCAGGCGCTGGTGTGCGGCAGCCTGTACCTGCTGGGTGAGGTCCGCCCCCTGCTGCTGGGTCAGGCGGCCGAGGACCGCGAGCGCTGGCAGTGA
- a CDS encoding polysaccharide biosynthesis tyrosine autokinase, which produces MTDYPQMESRRAAQEPPEPREQEIELGTLWNGVRRRLPVILLATGIIGAGVYALSRGQPDVFEATASLVTTGNSSNPGGIRDSVVTAAPLPAGALQEALNGPVVLGRIIVGLRSTERIPQGLRTALAEDLQRELQLREVSTLQLQNQLDFNGNGIYSVTARAGSPAAAKFLADLSAQALLDWDRGRALSGIQRAERSLRAQLAEVERQLTQGNQSDLERQTLISSRASLQRALAQAGIQAEGATGSLELVSPAVEPLKRVAPKPTRNAILAGLLTLLLGTGLAALRTVTDRTARSEDDLLSFGLPTLGSVPKLRRRDVVFSGIVRAARQAGLYEALGFLRVNLLTRLGTPMGQRIMISSTAPGEGKSSLTATLADTLANSGLRVLIIDADMRRGTQQDVWDKYESSHNWFQLSGEGGARTLQDALLAPENVQVIEAERGVHVLPAGPGLQDSMGLLNRAPLNEILTSWSRSYDLVLIDSPPMLALADGLILGRYVDQVLIVVEEGKTSLNAVKQTLRRARNASVPVLGFILNKVSASSQEAQGYGYGYSYAPRKREA; this is translated from the coding sequence ATGACTGACTACCCACAGATGGAGTCGCGCCGCGCGGCTCAGGAACCGCCGGAACCACGGGAACAGGAGATCGAACTCGGTACCCTCTGGAACGGAGTGCGGCGTCGCTTGCCCGTCATCCTGCTGGCAACTGGGATCATCGGTGCTGGTGTTTACGCTCTGTCGCGGGGGCAACCGGACGTATTTGAAGCGACTGCCAGCCTGGTGACAACCGGCAACAGCAGCAATCCCGGCGGGATCCGAGACAGTGTGGTGACAGCCGCTCCCCTACCAGCAGGCGCCCTACAGGAAGCACTAAACGGTCCAGTTGTGCTGGGGCGCATTATTGTTGGCCTGCGCAGCACGGAACGTATCCCTCAGGGCCTCCGCACAGCACTTGCTGAGGATCTGCAACGTGAACTGCAACTGCGGGAGGTCAGCACCCTGCAACTACAGAACCAGTTGGACTTCAATGGTAATGGGATCTATTCGGTCACCGCGCGCGCCGGCAGTCCAGCCGCCGCAAAATTCCTTGCAGATTTGAGTGCTCAGGCTCTGTTGGACTGGGATCGTGGGCGCGCGCTGAGTGGTATCCAGCGAGCGGAACGCAGCCTTAGAGCTCAGTTGGCTGAAGTGGAACGCCAGTTGACCCAGGGTAACCAGAGCGATCTGGAGCGCCAGACGCTGATCTCATCACGTGCCAGCCTTCAGCGCGCCTTGGCACAGGCAGGGATTCAGGCGGAAGGAGCTACTGGCTCGCTTGAACTGGTTTCTCCCGCTGTTGAACCGCTAAAACGTGTGGCGCCGAAACCTACTCGTAATGCGATTTTGGCGGGATTGTTGACCTTGCTTCTGGGCACAGGTCTTGCTGCTCTACGTACAGTGACAGATCGTACGGCCCGCTCTGAAGATGATCTGCTCAGCTTTGGTCTGCCAACACTGGGAAGCGTGCCCAAGCTACGCCGCCGGGATGTGGTCTTCAGTGGTATTGTCCGCGCGGCCCGTCAGGCAGGGCTGTATGAGGCGCTGGGTTTCCTGCGTGTGAATTTGCTGACCCGCCTGGGTACTCCTATGGGTCAGCGCATTATGATCTCCTCTACTGCACCTGGTGAGGGTAAAAGCAGCCTCACTGCCACGCTAGCTGACACTCTAGCCAACAGCGGTCTGCGCGTTCTGATCATTGATGCTGATATGCGCCGCGGTACACAGCAGGACGTCTGGGATAAGTACGAATCGAGCCATAACTGGTTCCAGCTCAGCGGTGAAGGTGGTGCCCGCACACTTCAGGATGCTTTACTTGCTCCGGAGAATGTGCAAGTGATCGAAGCTGAACGAGGCGTTCATGTTCTTCCTGCAGGGCCTGGACTACAGGACAGCATGGGCTTGCTCAACCGCGCTCCTCTGAATGAGATTCTGACCAGCTGGAGCAGAAGCTATGATTTAGTGCTGATCGATAGCCCTCCCATGCTCGCTCTGGCGGATGGTCTAATTCTGGGAAGATATGTGGATCAGGTACTGATCGTTGTCGAGGAAGGTAAGACCAGCCTGAACGCCGTGAAACAGACTTTGCGCCGAGCGCGAAATGCCAGTGTACCCGTGCTGGGGTTTATCCTGAACAAGGTATCCGCCAGCTCTCAGGAAGCTCAGGGCTATGGCTACGGTTACAGTTATGCGCCGCGAAAAAGGGAGGCTTGA
- a CDS encoding glucose-1-phosphate thymidylyltransferase gives MKAIIPAAGLGTRLRPLTYTRPKPVLRVAGQPIIAHAIHTLVHAGITDIGVVVSDITRAEIQHAVEHLSGVRITLINQHEQLGLGHAVLTARNWVAQDDFCVYLGDNLFEHGAAPFVQAFQQDRPAALIALVEVADPTAFGVAQLDGTRITRLVEKPKDPPSNLAVAGLYCFTPEIFRMLEGMPPSARGEYEITDGIQRLIDAGLTVQGQAVQGWWKDTGRPADLLDANRLLLERLEGDIQGEVSESRLTGRVVVPASTRVIRSKIVGPVMLGEGVLIEDAYIGPFTSIGANSVVRGAEVEHSVIDEGACIENVSKRLQDCLIGVRAQVRGGRTVPRTHKLTISDASLVELA, from the coding sequence GTGAAAGCAATCATTCCAGCTGCAGGTCTGGGCACACGCCTACGGCCACTGACCTATACTCGTCCCAAACCGGTCCTACGCGTTGCTGGTCAGCCCATCATCGCCCACGCCATCCACACCCTCGTGCACGCGGGCATCACTGACATCGGCGTCGTCGTCTCCGACATCACCCGCGCCGAAATCCAGCACGCCGTCGAGCACCTCTCTGGCGTGCGAATCACCCTCATCAACCAGCACGAGCAGCTCGGCCTCGGGCACGCTGTCCTCACCGCCCGCAACTGGGTCGCCCAGGACGACTTCTGCGTCTACCTCGGCGACAATCTCTTCGAGCATGGGGCGGCGCCTTTCGTGCAGGCGTTTCAGCAGGATCGTCCGGCAGCTCTGATTGCTCTGGTGGAGGTAGCTGATCCCACAGCGTTCGGGGTGGCGCAGCTAGACGGTACGCGGATCACGCGGCTGGTCGAGAAGCCCAAAGATCCCCCCAGTAATCTCGCGGTGGCGGGGCTGTACTGTTTCACGCCGGAGATCTTCCGCATGCTGGAGGGCATGCCGCCGTCGGCGCGGGGGGAGTATGAGATCACGGACGGCATTCAGCGGTTGATTGATGCGGGGTTGACCGTGCAGGGGCAGGCCGTCCAGGGGTGGTGGAAGGATACGGGGCGACCCGCGGATCTGCTGGACGCCAATCGCCTGCTGCTGGAGCGGCTGGAGGGCGACATTCAGGGGGAGGTCAGTGAGTCCCGTTTGACGGGTCGTGTGGTGGTGCCGGCGTCTACCCGGGTGATCCGGAGCAAAATCGTGGGGCCGGTGATGCTGGGTGAGGGCGTGCTCATTGAGGACGCGTACATCGGGCCGTTCACGAGTATCGGGGCGAACTCGGTGGTGCGGGGAGCGGAGGTCGAGCACAGCGTGATCGATGAGGGGGCGTGTATCGAGAATGTCAGCAAGCGGTTGCAGGATTGCCTGATCGGGGTGCGGGCGCAGGTGCGGGGTGGGCGAACGGTGCCGCGCACGCACAAGCTGACGATCAGTGACGCCAGCCTCGTCGAACTCGCCTGA
- a CDS encoding helix-turn-helix domain-containing protein, whose product MKLHERLRELRSERGLRLKDVAETAGISVPYLSDLERGRTNPSLETLQTLAGAYAITVHDLLEGVEFYGASTEGALPKGLADLVADPTLGPQITPDWVRTLSRIELRGKRPRDKGDWYEIYLHLKRILN is encoded by the coding sequence ATGAAACTGCACGAAAGACTCCGCGAACTGCGCAGCGAACGCGGGCTGCGGCTCAAGGACGTCGCCGAGACCGCCGGGATCAGCGTCCCGTACCTCAGCGACCTCGAGCGCGGCCGCACCAACCCCAGCCTGGAAACCCTCCAGACCCTGGCCGGCGCGTACGCCATCACCGTTCACGACCTGCTCGAAGGGGTCGAGTTCTACGGTGCGTCCACCGAGGGCGCGCTGCCCAAGGGCCTCGCCGACCTGGTCGCCGATCCCACCCTGGGCCCGCAGATCACGCCTGACTGGGTCCGTACCCTGTCCCGCATCGAACTGCGCGGCAAACGTCCCCGCGACAAGGGCGACTGGTACGAGATCTACCTGCACCTCAAACGCATCCTGAACTGA
- a CDS encoding carboxypeptidase M32 → MTTFDELSRRLGQVSDLGAAASLLSWEQETFMPPEAARVRGLQLATLAGLSHELFTAPETGALLDCAQPDGDTQAAIVRVARRDYAKATRLPTSFVEDRTRAQNEAHHAWIHARQHSDFAGFAPYLERMMDLARRQADLMGFDEHPYDALIDDYEPGMRAAQVRAVFADLRDRTLPLLERIRAAGDAADYRVLTRPFPAEAQKAFAWRVAGEAFGLNGDFARQDESAHPFQSNFSRSDIRITTRVEEYWPACLFGTWHEAGHAMYERGVHERWERTPVSAGASLGVHESQSRMFENLLGRSLPFWQRYFPQLQEAAPQVTAGLDAAALYRAVNRVNPSLIRVEADEVTYNFHIMLRFELELALLEGSLSVRDLPEAWNAKMQAYLGLTPPDDASGVLQDIHWSAGLIGYFPTYTLGNLLSVQLLEAARQDAGVAAGIDRAEYGPLRAWLVEQVHQHGRSLTPAELTVQATGRPLNADPYVAYLTRKYGEIYNLN, encoded by the coding sequence ATGACCACCTTCGATGAACTGAGCCGCCGCCTGGGTCAGGTGAGCGATCTGGGCGCCGCCGCGAGCCTGCTGTCCTGGGAGCAGGAGACCTTCATGCCGCCCGAGGCGGCCCGCGTGCGCGGCCTGCAACTCGCGACCCTGGCGGGCCTCTCGCACGAGCTGTTCACCGCTCCCGAGACCGGCGCTCTGCTGGACTGCGCGCAGCCCGACGGCGACACGCAGGCGGCGATCGTGCGGGTCGCGCGGCGCGACTACGCGAAGGCCACGCGCCTCCCCACATCGTTCGTGGAGGACCGTACCCGCGCGCAGAACGAGGCGCACCACGCCTGGATTCACGCCCGCCAGCACAGCGACTTCGCCGGTTTTGCGCCGTACCTGGAACGCATGATGGACCTCGCGCGCCGTCAGGCCGACCTGATGGGCTTCGACGAGCACCCCTACGACGCCCTGATCGACGACTACGAGCCCGGCATGCGCGCCGCGCAGGTCAGGGCGGTATTCGCGGACCTGCGGGACCGCACGCTGCCGCTGCTGGAGCGGATCCGCGCCGCCGGGGACGCCGCCGACTACCGCGTCCTGACCCGCCCGTTCCCCGCCGAGGCGCAGAAGGCCTTCGCGTGGCGCGTGGCGGGCGAGGCGTTCGGCCTGAATGGCGACTTCGCCCGGCAGGACGAGAGTGCGCACCCGTTCCAGTCGAACTTCAGCCGCAGCGACATCCGCATCACGACCCGCGTCGAGGAGTACTGGCCTGCGTGCCTGTTCGGCACGTGGCACGAGGCCGGGCACGCCATGTACGAGCGCGGCGTGCACGAACGGTGGGAGCGCACCCCGGTGTCTGCCGGGGCGAGCCTGGGCGTGCACGAGAGCCAGTCGCGGATGTTCGAGAACCTGCTGGGCCGCAGCCTGCCGTTCTGGCAGCGCTACTTCCCGCAGCTGCAGGAGGCCGCGCCGCAGGTCACGGCGGGCCTGGACGCGGCGGCGCTGTACCGCGCGGTGAACCGAGTGAACCCCAGCCTGATCCGCGTGGAGGCGGACGAGGTCACGTACAACTTCCACATCATGCTGCGCTTCGAGCTGGAACTCGCGCTGCTGGAGGGCTCTCTGAGTGTCCGCGACCTGCCCGAGGCGTGGAACGCGAAGATGCAGGCGTACCTGGGCCTCACGCCGCCGGACGACGCGTCGGGCGTGCTGCAGGACATCCACTGGTCGGCGGGATTGATCGGGTACTTCCCGACGTACACGCTGGGGAACCTCCTGAGCGTGCAGCTGCTGGAGGCCGCCCGCCAGGACGCCGGGGTCGCGGCGGGCATCGACCGCGCCGAGTACGGCCCACTGCGCGCGTGGCTGGTCGAGCAGGTGCACCAGCACGGCCGCAGCCTGACGCCCGCCGAGCTGACCGTGCAGGCCACCGGCCGGCCCCTGAATGCCGACCCGTACGTGGCGTACCTGACGCGCAAGTACGGCGAGATCTACAACCTGAACTGA